The Pedobacter frigiditerrae genomic sequence ATCAGTACGAAACTGTTATCGTTCTTACCCCGTTGTTGTCAGATGATGTTGCGAAAGAGGCTTTAGCCAAATACAAAAGCATTATTACTGATAGCGGAGCCGAAATTATCGCAGAAGATAATTGGGGTTTGAGAAAATTAGCGTATCCGATTGAAAAAAAAGCAAGCGGATTTTTCCATCTTACAGAATACAAAGCTGAAGGGGAATTAATTAACAAGTTAGAGTTAGAATTAAAACGCGACGAGCGTGTTTTACGTTTCTTAACTGTAAGATTAGATCGCCATGCGATTGCTTACAGCGAGAAAAAACGCAGTGGAGCTTTTAACAAAAAACCTAAGAAAGAGGAGGCTGGAGCATAATGGCAAAGGATCAAATACAATATGTTACCGCTCCAAAAGTGGACGATAACAGAAAAAAATACTGCCGTTTCAGAAAAAATGGTATTAAGTATATCGATTACAAAGACGCAAACTTCTTGTTAAAATTCATCAATGATCAAGGTAAAATTTTACCTCGCCGTTTAACTGGTACTTCATTGAAATTTCAACGTAAAGTGGCTCAAGCGGTTAAACGTGCACGTCACATCGGTTTGTTACCTTTCGTTACTGACCAATTAAAATAAGCGCAGAGAAATGGAAATTATTTTAAAGCAAGATATCAAATCACTAGGTGAGAAAGATGATATCGTTACGGTAAAACCAGGTTACGGTCGTAATTACTTAATCCCTCAAGGATTTGGTCAATTGGCTACACCATCTGCTAAAAAAGTATTGGCAGAAAACTTAAAGCAAGCTGCTTTTAAACAAGATAAAATTAAGAAAGATGCTGAAGGTATTGCAACTCGTTTAACTGATGTTAAATTGAGTATCGGTGCTAAAGCTGGCGAAACAGGTAAGATTTTTGGTGCTGTAAACACTATCATGATTGCTGATGCATTAAAAGCTCAAGGTTTTGATGTAGATCGTCGTCGTATTACTTTCGAAACTGAACCTAAAATGGTTGGCGAATATGTGGCTAACTTAAACTTACACAAAGAAGTGAAAGTTAAAGTTCCTTTCGAAGTAGTAGCTGAGTAATCTTTTTAAATTGTCATCCTGAGCGTAGTCGAAGGATAATTAGATATAAAACCGCTTCCGATTTTCGGAAGCGGTTTTTTTGTTTTATAAGACTTGTCATCCTGAGGCACGAAGGATCTAACTCAGTGAATCCTTATTATTAGATTCTTCGCTTTGCTCAGAATGACAAAACTATTCCCTATCCACCATTGCTACCCAATCTTTAATCAGCTGTTGCAACTCAATGGTGATAGCTGTTAAATCTTCAACGGCAATAATTTTCCTCCCATCGGGATAATCATTTCCTTTCAATAGACTTTTAACCTTTGCTCCAGTAGGGAAAACCAATAAGATTTTACCTCGATGGATATTGCAAACTACGATATCTCTTTTATACTCTTTTGGGTCAAAAGGTTTCATCTCGCCAGTAAAGTAAAAACTCGGACTATTCCATTTTACTTGTTCCGCAATTTCTTCGTCTATAGCTAAGATGAGCTCTCTAATCGTCTGAACAGTTGTCTTAAGCTCAGCATCTAGTTTAGAAATCAATTCATCCACTTGCTGGCTATCAGATAGTTTAGATTTTGCCATTTTACTTTTTCTTAATCGAAGTTAGGTCCTTAATTTTTATGTTTCTAAAGTCAATAGGTTGCCCTTCGCTCTGCAAAGCAATAAAACCTTCTTTAAGCATTTTTCCGTCAATTTTAATCTTTGGATCATATCTATTGGCTACATCACCACCAATTTGAGGTTTCGAATATTTTAAAACAGTATCTCCATTAATAATGTGTGTAATTAGTGAGTCTCCTAATACAATGAGTTCTGCTTTTACCCATTGATCACCATCATAGGTTTTTGAAGTAGAATTGATACAGTGATCAGCGGCTATTTTCCCTTTGTACACTACGTTTGTACCAGGCGAACACATATTGCCTGTTGGTCTAGGCTTGCCATCTCCCAAACCAGCTAAGAACTGCATTTCTATAGAAATTGGCCAATCTTGCTCTTTAGGCATTGTTTTAGGGTCTTGTGAATGAAACATTACGCCGCTATTGAGTAAGGTATAACTTGGAGCGCCTTTTTGCAGCTTGCCCACAAAACGATATTCTAATTTTAAATGATAATATGAGAAGGGAGTTTTGTAATAAAGATGACCAAATTGGTCATTAAAATCACCATACTGATCATACCTTACTTTAACTATGCCGTCTTCAACTCTAAATGTATTGCCAAAATTCACATTATAGTCGTGATGGTGGATTTTTACGTTCCAGTCTTTAATGTCTTTTCCATTAAATAAAGAAACCCACTCTGGTTTTTCATTTACTGTAGATTTAGCAGATAGAAGAAATAAAAAAGCAATTAGGGCAAAACAGTAAGACAGGATTTTCATATTGGTTATTTTTTGTCCAAATTAAAAATAAAATGTGTTGAAACAAATGACTCTACTATTCTAATGTGTCTGTGTGGTTATTTTTTGAAACTTAAACCTTCTTCTGCTAAAGCAATTTTAAGTTTAGCAATTGGGTTTGGTCCCATTCCGTGTAATGCTGCAATTTCATTTTCTGTAAACTTAGCCAATTCCAACAAAGTTGATATATTCATACTTGCTAATGCCCTTCTTGCTGGTGCAGAAATTAATGAAAGAAATCCTGATGAGGGTCTACGTTCTCTCTCGCAAATAGGACAAGTAGGGCAATCACTAGATTTATGAAATTGGTGACCAGATGGACAAGTTTTTAAAGGCATTGCAAAATGTTTATACAAACATAAAACTCACAAGGCGATTTTTTAGGGGTTAAATGAGACAATAAAAAGGTCAATTAAGTTAGTGTTACTTTATCAGCTAATACCTCTGTTTCGGTCGGTGAGACAACGACCGATAGGCCTCAAAATAAAACCTATGTGGCTATGTGGTTAAAAAAGCCAACGCATACAGCGTTTATCTATATCCTAAAAAACTATTACCTTTGCCCTAATGGCCAAAAGAACTAGCAAAACAACAACTAAACCATCTTTATTTAAGCGTATTTTAATCGTATCAGGCAAAGTAATACTTTGGTTTATACTGTTTAGCGTAATTTGGGTTTTAGCTTATCGTTTCATTAATCCACCGATAACACCTTTAATGGTGCAACGTAACTGGGAGCGTTCGTCAAAAGACTTACCAGCAAAGGCCGACCGCAAATGGGTTGATTTTGAAAACATCTCAGATAACATGAAACGTGCTGCTGTATCTGCAGAAGATCAGTTGTTTTTGCAACACATGGGATTTGATATTAAAGCCATTGAAAAGGCTTACGCTGCAAATGAGAAAAAGAAAAACCAGAAAAAGAAAAAGGTAATAGGCGGAAGCACCATTTCACAACAAACTGCCAAAAATGTATTTCTATGGCCAGGTCGTTCGTATATAAGAAAAGGTTTTGAAGCTTACTTTACCTTGTTAATTGAGTTGCTCTGGAGTAAGGAGCGCATTCTAGAAGTTTATTTAAACGTTATAGAAATGGGCGATGGCATTTATGGAGCAGAAGCAGCAAGTCAAGCTTATTTTGGCTCGTCGTGTGAGAAAATGACAAAAGATGAAGCATCATTGTTGGCAGCTTGTTTCCCAAATCCTAGAAGATGGACTCCAAATAAACCAACAGCATATATTAGGCACAAACAATATTTAATCAAAAGAAATATGAGGAGATTGGGTCCGCTTGATTTTTAATGTAAAATGTAAAATGTAAAGCACATCTTCCATTTTACATTACACATCTCCCATTCTTAATAATGATAAGAGCGAAAACGTAAGAGGGAAAATGCTAGGCACATCTTCCATTTTACATCTCACATTTTCCATCCCTAATCATGATCCTTATTCCATCTCACTTTTATTCCACCCTTACCATCGTCAATTGCTTTTAGATGTAAAACGATGCCCTTCATTCTGGCAATTTTCTTTTCTTCCTTATCAGTTATCCCTTCGTCTTTTTTAGGATTTCTAAGGGGGATATCCATTGCAATATCAGTTCCTGCACCTAAACCATAAATACCTTGCATGTTAAAGTTTAAAACACTTGTATTCACTTGCATCGGACTAATCAATACTCTATCTCCATTCAAAGTAAAGGTGCCATCTAAATTATCAATGGTAATGTTAGAGAAGTCTCTATTGGCAAAAGCTAGTTTTTGGACTTTTTGTAAAGGCTCAAATCCCATTAAGGCAGCATTACTGAGGTTAAAAATAACCTGCCCATACATAGCCCTCGAAACTACTTGGCCTTTATCGGTCATACTACCAGAAGCATTTACCTTGGCAGATAAATATCCTTTTAGGTTTTGATTGGTAATAGATGTTTGTCCGAAATTATCAAAAGCGTAAAAGAACTCCTTTACATTTACTTTGCTGATAACAGAGTTGATGGTAAACTTGTTAATAGCGCCAAGCTGTTTAACGTTGCCTGTTAAGTTCAAGTTTCCACCAGCGTGACTCACATTTATTTTATTGAAGTAAATCCCGTCATTAAGCAAAGAAACATCCGCCTTTAAGTTATTTGCCACAAAACGTTTATATATCGCCTTGTTTACATTTAATAGAATTTGAACCTTAGCTGCTTCCAGAACAGCACTCAGTTGGTCTGATACTTCCTTGACAGCATTCTTAGAGCTAGGTTTGCGCTTAACCGTTTTCCTTTGCCCTAAAAACGACATAAATTCACCTAAGTTCAATTGCGGACTATTCATGTTCAACTTTACCAAAATCTTTTCTGGGTCAGTATAATAGAAATTGAGGAAATTCTGAATTGAACAATTCATATTTAACACACTTTTTCCAAGCTGAAACCTACTTCCAGTTATGTTTAAATCCTTCTGATTAAAATTTAAGGTCAAAGAACTATTTATCAAGGTCAAATTACGAGGAATGTAGGTGATGTCTGCATTCTTGATGTCTACAAATCCTGTTAAGGTGGGTTTAGTAAAAGTGAAATTATCTATATCAGCCTTGCAATATAAACGAACATCGGCAGTGCCATTTTTAAAATTGAAGGTCTCCCCGCCAATTGAACTATTTAGTTTTTCTAAAGGAAATTGAGAGGTGATGAAGCCTGTTGCAATTGGTCTGGCCAAATTACTCACCAAAAAGGTATCAACTTTTATCGGGGCGTTGTAATAATCGGCAGTTAACCCGTAAAATTTAATGGCAGAGTTTTCATCTCCTATCGGATGACCAACCGTGTCTTTATTTGTAAAAGTACCAGTGAAATTGCAGTTAGTTAATTGTCCTGATGGAATGGTGACAACGTTGTCTTTCACATTCATCCTGACATCAATTAATGGGTCTTTTCCAGTTTTGCTGCCATCATCAATAATATGCCCAATGATGTCAATTGGCTTGTCGATGGCAAATTTTAGCAGTTTTGAAGAGATGTTTGGAGAAAGTAATAACGCAATGTTTTTATACAAGATTTGATCAGCCCTAATGTCTATGGCAAAAGCCGATTCGTTTTTTGCCAAATCTATCTTTGCCCCGATGATAAACTCATCACCACCAATAACAAGTTCTTCAGGGTCTATGGTTACCATCTTTTTTTCGGTATTGTAATGAGCAATTAAAGTTCCTTGTAAGGTTTTGTCTTTAATAAAACTTCCCTTTCTGGTGTTAAATGCAAAACTGTTAACCATTGTTTTAAGCTTTAATTTTCCATTCCAACCAGAATCTGGGTAATCAATTTTCCCATTTACTTCTTCAATCTGAAAGTTAAACAGCTTAAAGCGTTTTTGGTTATCAACTACTAGTTTTACATTATTAAAGTCTACGTGCTTAATTTCGAATGCTGTTTGGTCTTTCTTAGACTTAGGTTTGCCAGGCGATTTAGGCTTAAACATACTCGTATTGGTATAGCCTGAACTGTCTGTGTAAATGTAAATACCAGCATTATTGATCCCAATTTTATTGATTTTGATGTTGCCTGTAATGAGCGAAAAAATATTGAGCGAAACATCAATATCATCCGCGTTTAGCAAATCATGTTTGTGTTGTGTCCAGAGGCTGTCTCTTAGTTGTACCTTTTTTAAGGAAACCGATACACCAGGAAATCCTTTAAGTATAGTTGTTTCCATCCCGCCAACCTCAATTTTGCCATTCACATTAGCGTTAAGTTGACTAAGGATGGTGTTTAAAATCGCCTTGTTGTTATGGTTGATGTAATAGGCTGCTCCCAACCACACGATAACGATGAGCACAAAAAGAGAAGCTAGAACTTTAAGGGAGATTTTGAGCCAGCGAGCCATAAGAGAATTTAGATGTTATTTAAAGATAACAAAAAAATGGTTCTAATGTTTTTGAAGGGTTCATTGGTTCAATTGTTCACTAGTTCAATTGTTCATTAGGGCGTACTGCAAAAACCAATGAACTGATGATACCAATGAACCGATGAACTACATAAGGTTTTGAAAAGCGAAGGCGGTAGTTTATAGATGAGCAAATTCCCGCTATTCGTTTCAATCTTTTGTCCTTCCACTACGCTACCGATGTGAAATCGGTATACATCAGGACAAAAGGATTTACACTACTATCGGGTTTATTTTACGCAGGCTTGTGCTACTATGAGGGGTTTTCCTTGCACAAGCCCATGTTAAATAGCCCTTATAGAAGCGAACACGAGCGCAGTGAGTAAAGCGGGATAGAAGGACTAACTCAAATAGTAGCTCTGCTATTGCGCTTCAAATTTTTATAAAGCTTTTACCGGTATTAAGTCTCCTTTAGGGTTAAGCGCTTAACTGCTCTGCAAAGATGTTTTTATGCCAGCTATCTTCTATCGCTACTTCCCATTTAGCCTCAAATTCGGCTCGTGTTTGAACTAGGTTGTTAAAAACAATGGTTTGCGGACCAATCTGTTTGATTGTAATTAAAGTCTCGAAATCTTCCTTAGGTGCAACATGCACTTCATCGTTGATTTTATAAGCCATGTTAAAACGGTTAAATAAATCTACGTTATAAGTGTTTTCAATTTCCTTGATTATCCTTACAGAAGAATCGATAGAACAGCCTGTTGCCGAGGCAGCATCTTGGTCTACCGTTAAAACAATAAAGAAGTTATATGGGATTTCTGCCTTGGCTTTTAATTGATGGCCATGAGCGGTCCACTGTGCTGTAAATGCATCTAGTTTTTGCTGTATTTCGGCAGCTTCTGTTGGTGTAAACTGACGGTTACTTTGGTAGATCCAAACTTTAGATTGTGGAGAAAAAATCATATTTCAAATTTATCATTTATTTAATTTACTTTCACTAAAACGTTTCCTCTGATGAAAAAGTTTACATTGAGCTTAAAAATTGCGTTTTCTTTTAGTGTTTTCCTTGGTTTTTTGGTTTTATCTGGCTTTGATTTGCCAGAAGAACAGACATTTTTTATACAAAATTTCTTAACCAAATACTACGACAATGATGCCCAAATGAAGGACATTAAACGTTATGAAATTAATGTTACTAACACTGGTTTTTGTCGCTATCGTAAGGTTTTTAACAACGGAAAGGAAGAGTATTTTGCCTTTAATTTATCGAGGTTTAAAAGTATGGATTATTATGGTACAACAACCAAAGGTGATTTATACTTGCGCACTAAAAATGACGATGTAATTGTGCAGACCAGAAATGATAGGAAGGGAGAAATTGACTCGATGGGAACTTATGTAGTTATACCTCTAAAAAATATCGACGTGCAGGAATTAAATGAATTAGCCGATCGGTTTAAAAGAGTTAATGAAAGTTTGTTAGCGAGTAATAAGTAAGAGTTAATCGCTTAAGAGTTTTGGATTTTTTCATCTAGATTATAGGTCTTGAGGGGTATGCGCCCAGCAAAGGCCTCAGCGGATTTGCGTAAAGAAAATTAATGGGTAGTGCCGAAAGAAATAAAAGCTGTTAGAGCGAAGCGAGTTCTTTTATTTCCGGTAACGTACCTTTAATTTTTAGCAAAGCTGGTGCAGCCTTGATTTTTTGGATACTTTTTCATCAAGGAAAAAGTTTCTTGACCCTTCGGCTGTCAAGAGCCGAGGCAAGGTGAAGGGTGGGCCAACTTAGCGTATTTGGTCTTCCCACAGTCAAAAATTAAACTACAACGAAATATTGGTCTCTTAATTAGCAATGAAGGGTATATTTGCGCCCTATATGAATGAGAACTTAATAAGACTTCAAAAAGCAATAGCACCTTTAAGAGAAGAAATTATAAACCATAAAGTTTATGCAGCAATTAAGGAAATAGACGATCTTAAAATCTTTATGCAATACCATGTTTTTGCAGTTTGGGATTTCATGTCGTTGTTAAAGTCTTTGCAAATTAATTTAACATGTACTTCTATTCCTTGGTTTCCAAAAGGGTCGGCAGATACAAGATACCTTATCAATGAAATTGTAGCTGGAGAAGAATCTGATGTTGACAGTAATGGTGTCAGGAAAAGTCACTTCGAACTTTATTTGAATGCCATGAAACAATGCGGTGCAGATACAAAACAAATTGAAGTATTTATTGAGCATGTGAAAGAAAATGGTGATTTATCATTGGCATTTAATGTAGCTGCGGTTCAACCTAAAGCAAGAGAGTTTGTTGAATATACCTTTGAAACGATAAACAGCAATAAGGATCATATTCAATCGGCTGTTTTTACTTTTGGTAGGGAAGACCTTATCCCGAATATGTTCATTTCAATAGTGAATGATATTCATCAGAACTTTCCCGAGAGCATTTCAGAATTCAAATACTACTTAGAAAGACACATTGAAGTAGATGGCGATCATCATAGTCACCTAGCCCTTGAAATGACTGCAAATCTATGTGGTAATGATGAGCAGAAATGGCTTGAGGCTGAAAAAGCAACCTTACAATCTCTTCAAAAACGCATCAACTTATGGGATGGTGTTTTAGAAGGAATTATGGAGAGGAAGTTAGCGGAAGTTTAGGCTATTAACCGTTGAGCGTTTTGCGTTGTTCGTCAGTCGTTGATAAACAACAAACGCCAGACGACAAACAGACAACGAATCTTACAACCCATTCGCTCTCGCTGTAATCTCCGCGATATCTAAAACCTTAATTTCTTGGTCTTTATCTTTTAATTTAACCCCATCGCTTAACATTGTCATACAAAACGGACAACCAGCAGCAATAACTTCTGGTTGGGTTTCCAGTGCTTCTTCTATTCTTTCGATGTTAATGTCTTTAGCCCCTTTTTCTGGCTCTTTGAACATTTGAGCACCACCAGCACCACAGCAAAGACCATTGCTTTTGCAGCGTTTCATTTCTACCAATTGAGCATCCAAAACTTCTAAGGCTTTTCTAGGTGCTTCATAAACACCATTACCACGACCTAAATAACAAGGGTCATGGAAAGTAATTTTTTTGCCTTTAAAGCTCTCGCCACCTTCGGCTTTTAACTTGCCTTCATTAATTAAATCTTGGATAAGTTGTGTATGGTGTATCACTTCGTAAGTGCCACCTAAACCAGGGTATTCATTTTTAATGGTATTGAAACAATGTGGGCAACCAGTTACGATTTTTTTGATGTTGTAGCCGTTTAAGACTTCAATATTAGTCATCGCTTGCATTTGGAATAGAAATTCGTTCCCCGCTCTTTTAGCCGGATCCCCAGTGCAACTTTCTTCGGTTCCCAACACCGCATATTTAATTCCTACATGATGTAGAATCTTGCAAATATCACGAGTGATTTTCTGCGCCCTTTCATCATAACTTCCAGCACATCCTACCCAGAATAATATTTCAGGCTCTTCGCCCATAGCCATTAATTCGGCCATTGTTGGTACTTTGAATTCCATATTTTTAGTATTGCGTCGTGCGTATAGCGTATTGCGATTAATTTTATCTTCTAAACTCTCAACTTCTAACCCCTAAACTCTTCGGTCTTTCGAATCTTCTTTATTCCTTGCTCTTTTATCCTTGCTCTAATAAATTCTCTTGTCTTTCTGACTTCCGGCCTTCGGACTCTTTTTTAACCTCTCAACCTCTAACCCCTAAACTCTTCCAAACTTTCGGACTCTCTTCTAACCCTGCTCCGCCCAATTCAACCTATCTGCAGGAGAATATTTCCAAGGAGCGCCATTGTTCTCTACGTTACCCAGCATGGCGTTAATACTTCCTGGGGCAACTGATTCTTCCATAACAGCATATCTTCTTAAATCTACAATGATAGCCAATGGATCTATGTTAATCGGACAAGCTTCTGTGCAAGCATTACAGCTCGTACAAGCCCAAATTTCTTCACGAGTGATATAATCGTCTAACAAAGATTTTCCATCTTGGTGGTCGGCTCCGTGTTTATCTATGTTTTTACCCACTTCCTCTAAGCGATCGCGGGTATCCATCATGATTTTGCGTGGCGATAATAGTTTACCTGTCATGTTAGCTGGACAAACCGAGGTACACCTGCCACATTCTGTGCAAGTATAAGCATTCATTAAATTGATCCAGCTTAAATCATTCACATCTTTAGCGCCAAATTTGCCAGGTGCAGTTTCTGCAGGGACAAACGATGGATCAAGCATTGCCTTTACTTCATTAGTTACACTAGCCATATTGGTAAATTCGCCCTTTGGCTCCAAATTTGAAAAATAAGTGTTTGGAAAAGCGAATAAAATATGGAAGTGTTTAGAGTAGGGTAGGTAATTTAAAAATGCAAATATGCCAATGATGTGGAACCACCAACAAACTCTTTCAGTCATGATTAAACTGGCGGCGCTGCTAGGCAATAGGCCTTGCAAGTAAGCACTTACAGGAAATGCCCCAGCACTAATGTAATGTCCTTCTTTTAAAGCTTGTAGTTTAGCATCTGATGCATTCATTAATAAAAATGCAGACATCAATAGAATTTCAGTAATTAGGATATAATTCGCATCAGACTTTGGCCATGATTTCATTTCTACACCACTGAAACGTTTCAACTTTAAAACATTTCTGCGGATTAAGAAGATAGCACAAGCCAGCCAAACACCTAAAGCCAAAAACTCAAATGAGCCAATCAGGAAGTCATAAAAACCACCTAAACCAGCAAAAACTCGGTGAGTGCCAAAAATACCATCAATCATAATCTCTAACACTTCGAGATTGATGATCACAAAGCCCAAATAAACTACCAAGTGTAATAAAAAAGGGATTGGTCTAACCGCCATTTTGGTCTGCCCGAAAGCAACCTTTAGCATCGTCATGAACCTTTTTGCAGGCTGATCATTACGATTTGCTGGTCTGCCGATTTTGATATTACGGATAACTTTGCGGGCGTTAAAGCTAAATAAGCCAACTCCTGCCAAGGTAATAAGGATAAAAATAATTTGTGCTACCATTTTTTGTATGCTACTTGGTGTAGCTAAGTTAAAAGATTTTATGCTAAAATATATTACTATGCATGCATAAAATTAAAA encodes the following:
- the rpsF gene encoding 30S ribosomal protein S6; amino-acid sequence: MNQYETVIVLTPLLSDDVAKEALAKYKSIITDSGAEIIAEDNWGLRKLAYPIEKKASGFFHLTEYKAEGELINKLELELKRDERVLRFLTVRLDRHAIAYSEKKRSGAFNKKPKKEEAGA
- the rpsR gene encoding 30S ribosomal protein S18 → MAKDQIQYVTAPKVDDNRKKYCRFRKNGIKYIDYKDANFLLKFINDQGKILPRRLTGTSLKFQRKVAQAVKRARHIGLLPFVTDQLK
- a CDS encoding ABC transporter ATPase, translating into MIFSPQSKVWIYQSNRQFTPTEAAEIQQKLDAFTAQWTAHGHQLKAKAEIPYNFFIVLTVDQDAASATGCSIDSSVRIIKEIENTYNVDLFNRFNMAYKINDEVHVAPKEDFETLITIKQIGPQTIVFNNLVQTRAEFEAKWEVAIEDSWHKNIFAEQLSA
- a CDS encoding AsmA family protein translates to MARWLKISLKVLASLFVLIVIVWLGAAYYINHNNKAILNTILSQLNANVNGKIEVGGMETTILKGFPGVSVSLKKVQLRDSLWTQHKHDLLNADDIDVSLNIFSLITGNIKINKIGINNAGIYIYTDSSGYTNTSMFKPKSPGKPKSKKDQTAFEIKHVDFNNVKLVVDNQKRFKLFNFQIEEVNGKIDYPDSGWNGKLKLKTMVNSFAFNTRKGSFIKDKTLQGTLIAHYNTEKKMVTIDPEELVIGGDEFIIGAKIDLAKNESAFAIDIRADQILYKNIALLLSPNISSKLLKFAIDKPIDIIGHIIDDGSKTGKDPLIDVRMNVKDNVVTIPSGQLTNCNFTGTFTNKDTVGHPIGDENSAIKFYGLTADYYNAPIKVDTFLVSNLARPIATGFITSQFPLEKLNSSIGGETFNFKNGTADVRLYCKADIDNFTFTKPTLTGFVDIKNADITYIPRNLTLINSSLTLNFNQKDLNITGSRFQLGKSVLNMNCSIQNFLNFYYTDPEKILVKLNMNSPQLNLGEFMSFLGQRKTVKRKPSSKNAVKEVSDQLSAVLEAAKVQILLNVNKAIYKRFVANNLKADVSLLNDGIYFNKINVSHAGGNLNLTGNVKQLGAINKFTINSVISKVNVKEFFYAFDNFGQTSITNQNLKGYLSAKVNASGSMTDKGQVVSRAMYGQVIFNLSNAALMGFEPLQKVQKLAFANRDFSNITIDNLDGTFTLNGDRVLISPMQVNTSVLNFNMQGIYGLGAGTDIAMDIPLRNPKKDEGITDKEEKKIARMKGIVLHLKAIDDGKGGIKVRWNKDHD
- the rplI gene encoding 50S ribosomal protein L9 → MEIILKQDIKSLGEKDDIVTVKPGYGRNYLIPQGFGQLATPSAKKVLAENLKQAAFKQDKIKKDAEGIATRLTDVKLSIGAKAGETGKIFGAVNTIMIADALKAQGFDVDRRRITFETEPKMVGEYVANLNLHKEVKVKVPFEVVAE
- the mtgA gene encoding monofunctional biosynthetic peptidoglycan transglycosylase, producing the protein MAKRTSKTTTKPSLFKRILIVSGKVILWFILFSVIWVLAYRFINPPITPLMVQRNWERSSKDLPAKADRKWVDFENISDNMKRAAVSAEDQLFLQHMGFDIKAIEKAYAANEKKKNQKKKKVIGGSTISQQTAKNVFLWPGRSYIRKGFEAYFTLLIELLWSKERILEVYLNVIEMGDGIYGAEAASQAYFGSSCEKMTKDEASLLAACFPNPRRWTPNKPTAYIRHKQYLIKRNMRRLGPLDF
- a CDS encoding DUF1801 domain-containing protein gives rise to the protein MAKSKLSDSQQVDELISKLDAELKTTVQTIRELILAIDEEIAEQVKWNSPSFYFTGEMKPFDPKEYKRDIVVCNIHRGKILLVFPTGAKVKSLLKGNDYPDGRKIIAVEDLTAITIELQQLIKDWVAMVDRE
- a CDS encoding DUF1080 domain-containing protein gives rise to the protein MKILSYCFALIAFLFLLSAKSTVNEKPEWVSLFNGKDIKDWNVKIHHHDYNVNFGNTFRVEDGIVKVRYDQYGDFNDQFGHLYYKTPFSYYHLKLEYRFVGKLQKGAPSYTLLNSGVMFHSQDPKTMPKEQDWPISIEMQFLAGLGDGKPRPTGNMCSPGTNVVYKGKIAADHCINSTSKTYDGDQWVKAELIVLGDSLITHIINGDTVLKYSKPQIGGDVANRYDPKIKIDGKMLKEGFIALQSEGQPIDFRNIKIKDLTSIKKK
- a CDS encoding (Fe-S)-binding protein, with product MVAQIIFILITLAGVGLFSFNARKVIRNIKIGRPANRNDQPAKRFMTMLKVAFGQTKMAVRPIPFLLHLVVYLGFVIINLEVLEIMIDGIFGTHRVFAGLGGFYDFLIGSFEFLALGVWLACAIFLIRRNVLKLKRFSGVEMKSWPKSDANYILITEILLMSAFLLMNASDAKLQALKEGHYISAGAFPVSAYLQGLLPSSAASLIMTERVCWWFHIIGIFAFLNYLPYSKHFHILFAFPNTYFSNLEPKGEFTNMASVTNEVKAMLDPSFVPAETAPGKFGAKDVNDLSWINLMNAYTCTECGRCTSVCPANMTGKLLSPRKIMMDTRDRLEEVGKNIDKHGADHQDGKSLLDDYITREEIWACTSCNACTEACPINIDPLAIIVDLRRYAVMEESVAPGSINAMLGNVENNGAPWKYSPADRLNWAEQG
- a CDS encoding DUF3050 domain-containing protein produces the protein MKGIFAPYMNENLIRLQKAIAPLREEIINHKVYAAIKEIDDLKIFMQYHVFAVWDFMSLLKSLQINLTCTSIPWFPKGSADTRYLINEIVAGEESDVDSNGVRKSHFELYLNAMKQCGADTKQIEVFIEHVKENGDLSLAFNVAAVQPKAREFVEYTFETINSNKDHIQSAVFTFGREDLIPNMFISIVNDIHQNFPESISEFKYYLERHIEVDGDHHSHLALEMTANLCGNDEQKWLEAEKATLQSLQKRINLWDGVLEGIMERKLAEV
- a CDS encoding (Fe-S)-binding protein translates to MEFKVPTMAELMAMGEEPEILFWVGCAGSYDERAQKITRDICKILHHVGIKYAVLGTEESCTGDPAKRAGNEFLFQMQAMTNIEVLNGYNIKKIVTGCPHCFNTIKNEYPGLGGTYEVIHHTQLIQDLINEGKLKAEGGESFKGKKITFHDPCYLGRGNGVYEAPRKALEVLDAQLVEMKRCKSNGLCCGAGGAQMFKEPEKGAKDINIERIEEALETQPEVIAAGCPFCMTMLSDGVKLKDKDQEIKVLDIAEITARANGL